One window from the genome of Variovorax sp. PAMC26660 encodes:
- the gatB gene encoding Asp-tRNA(Asn)/Glu-tRNA(Gln) amidotransferase subunit GatB, whose translation MSETVNTFEAQQQGRPTGPLVRGYEVIIGFETHAQLSTASKIFSRASTAFGAEPNTQACAVDLALPGTLPVMNKGAVERAIKLGLALGSHIAPRSVFARKNYFYPDLPKGYQISQFEIPVVQGGSVSFFLGEEHKTVRLVRAHLEEDAGKSLHENFIGQSGIDLNRAGTPLLEIVTEPDMRSTAEAVAYAKELHKIVTWIGICDGNMQEGSFRCDANVSVRKPGDKLGTRREIKNLNSFKHMQQAIDYEIRWQIEEIEDGRKIEQATVLFNADTGETRAMRAKEDSADYRYFPDPDLPPLVIAAEWIERVKATMPELPRAMAERYVRDHGLSEYDAAQLTQSTALARYFDEAVSAGASPKLASNWITGEMARRLNAAEIGIEAAPVKALQLAQLLKLVADGTLPNNAARQVFDALWTGEGSDVDAIIEAKDLKPMADTGALDKILDEVIAKNAKNVEEYRGGKEKALNGLVGQVMKASGGKANPAQVTELLKAKLG comes from the coding sequence ATGAGCGAGACCGTGAACACATTCGAAGCACAACAACAGGGCCGCCCGACCGGTCCGCTGGTGCGTGGCTATGAAGTCATCATCGGCTTCGAGACGCACGCGCAACTGTCGACCGCGAGCAAGATCTTCAGCCGTGCTTCCACCGCCTTCGGTGCCGAGCCCAACACACAGGCCTGCGCGGTCGACCTGGCGCTGCCCGGCACGCTGCCCGTGATGAACAAGGGCGCGGTCGAACGCGCCATCAAGCTGGGCTTGGCGCTGGGCTCGCACATCGCGCCGCGCAGCGTGTTCGCACGCAAGAATTATTTCTACCCCGACCTGCCCAAGGGCTACCAGATCAGCCAGTTCGAGATCCCTGTGGTGCAGGGCGGTTCGGTCTCGTTCTTCCTCGGTGAAGAGCACAAGACCGTGCGCCTCGTGCGTGCCCACCTCGAAGAAGACGCGGGCAAGTCGCTGCACGAGAACTTCATCGGCCAGAGCGGCATCGACCTGAACCGCGCCGGCACGCCGCTGCTGGAGATCGTGACCGAGCCCGACATGCGCTCCACCGCCGAGGCCGTGGCCTACGCGAAGGAACTGCACAAGATCGTCACGTGGATCGGCATCTGCGACGGCAACATGCAGGAAGGCAGTTTCCGTTGCGACGCCAACGTGTCGGTGCGCAAGCCTGGCGACAAGCTCGGCACGCGGCGCGAGATCAAGAACCTGAACAGCTTCAAGCACATGCAGCAGGCGATCGACTACGAGATCCGCTGGCAGATCGAAGAGATCGAGGACGGCCGCAAGATCGAGCAGGCCACCGTGCTGTTCAACGCCGACACGGGCGAGACGCGCGCGATGCGTGCCAAGGAAGACTCGGCCGACTACCGCTACTTCCCCGACCCCGACCTGCCGCCGCTGGTGATTGCGGCCGAGTGGATCGAGCGCGTGAAGGCCACGATGCCCGAACTTCCGCGCGCCATGGCCGAGCGCTATGTGCGCGACCACGGCCTGTCCGAATACGACGCAGCGCAGCTCACGCAGAGCACGGCGCTCGCACGTTATTTCGATGAAGCCGTGAGCGCGGGCGCCTCGCCCAAGCTCGCGAGCAACTGGATCACCGGCGAGATGGCACGCCGCCTGAACGCCGCCGAAATCGGCATCGAAGCCGCGCCCGTCAAGGCACTGCAACTGGCCCAGTTGTTGAAGCTCGTCGCCGACGGCACGCTGCCGAACAACGCGGCGCGCCAGGTGTTCGATGCGCTGTGGACCGGCGAAGGCAGCGACGTCGACGCGATCATCGAAGCCAAGGACCTGAAGCCGATGGCCGACACCGGCGCGCTCGACAAGATCCTCGACGAGGTGATTGCCAAGAACGCGAAGAACGTCGAGGAATACCGCGGCGGCAAGGAGAAGGCGCTCAACGGCCTCGTGGGTCAGGTCATGAAGGCCAGCGGGGGCAAGGCGAACCCGGCGCAGGTCACCGAATTGCTCAAGGCAAAG